A stretch of DNA from Candidatus Pseudomonas phytovorans:
TCCCTGTATACGGTTCCAGTGCCGGCTCGGCGGTGGCTGTCAGCGCCGGTATCGTCGCCATCGCTGTCGGTACGGAGACCAACGGCTCGCTGGTTGGGCCTGCTTATTGCAATCACGTGGTAGGTCTGCGCCCTACACTGGGGCTGCTCAGCCAGTACGGGATGCTGCCGTTGAGCAGCTTGCAAGATACCCCAGGTCCGATGGCGCGTACTGTCACCGACGCCGCGCTGTTGGTCGATGCGATGTTTGGCCTGGACCGGCCAGACCAGGTGCCGGAGGGCGCACCTCAAGCGCCTGTGGCGTATGCTGCAGCGCTGGACGACTCCGCGTTGTGGGGTGTTCGTCTGGGCTACCCGGTGCACAGTGGGGGAGGGGCTACGATGGCGGATGATCCCGCTTTTGCTGCTCTGCTAAGCAGGTTGGAAAGTGCTGGCGCCACGGTGGTTCCGGTCCAGTTCGAGTTCCCAGACTTGTTCCCGGAACAGATGGCTGTGTTGAGCTATGACTTCAAGCGAGAACTGGCAAGGTACCTGGCTGGGCGGCCAGGCGTCGGGGTGAAAAGCCTCGCCGATGTGATCGCCTTCAACACCGCTAATCCGTTGCCGGAGGGCTATGCCCAAGGCTTGCTGGAAAGTAGCGAGGCGTTGGCGTTCAATGAAGAAGACTACACGTGTGTAGCCCACCAGCTGCGCAGCCAGAGTCGCTGCTTGCTCGACACCGCGCTGCAGGTCCATGACCTTGCGGCGCTGATCGACCTGCCGTTGGGTTATTTGAACAGCTATGGCGCCCAGGCAGGGTATCCAGGCCTTACGGTGCCTGCCGGGCTCGATGAAGACGGCAGGCCGACCGGCCTGTGTTTTATCGGTCCACAATGGTCCGACGGAGTGTTGCTATCGCTTGGTTATGCCTTCGAGCAGAGCGGCAGGTAGCAATTTGTATACAAAATCGTTTGATCCATAGCACTTGATAGACAAAACGCATGGCCATGGCCGTGCCTTTTGCGTTGGCGTCTGAGAAAATGCCCGCACTATTTTTCCGGATGCCGACATGACTGCCCTGAAGAACGACCGTTTCCTGCGTGCACTGCTCAAGCAACCCGTAGACGTCACCCCGGTGTGGATGATGCGCCAGGCCGGCCGCTACCTGCCGGAGTACCGCGCCAGCCGCGCCAAGGCCGGGGACTTCATGAGCCTGTGCATGAACCCGCAGTTCGCCTGCGAGGTCACGATGCAGCCGCTGGACCGCTACCCGCTGGACGCAGCGATCCTGTTCTCGGACATCCTCACCATCCCCGACGCCATGGGCCTGGGCCTGTACTTCGAAACCGGCGAAGGCCCGCGTTTCAAGAAGGTCATCAGCACCCCGGCCGATATCGAAGCACTGCCAATCCCCGACCCGCAAAAAGACCTCGGCTACGTGATGGACGCAGTCAGCACCATTCGCCGCGAGCTTAACGGCCGCGTGCCGTTGATCGGCTTCTCCGGCAGCCCCTGGACCTTGGCCACCTACATGGTCGAAGGCGGCTCGTCGAAGGATTTTCGCAAGACCAAGGCCATGGCCTACGACAACCCGCAAGCCCTGCACCTGTTGCTGGACAAGCTGGCGCAGTCGGTCACCAGTTACCTCAACGGCCAGATCCTGGCCGGTGCCCAGGCCGTGCAGATCTTCGACACCTGGGGCGGCAACCTCTCGGCGGCGGCGTATCAGGAGTTTTCCCTGGCTTATATGCGCAAGATTGTCAGCGGCCTGATCCGCGAGCACGAAGGCCGCAAGGTGCCGGTGATCCTGTTCACCAAGAATGGCGGTCTGTGGCTGGAGAGCATCGCCGAAGCCGGCGCCGACGCGCTGGGCCTGGACTGGACTTGCGAGATCGGCGACGCCCGCCGCCGCGTGGGTGACAAGGTGGCTCTGCAGGGCAACATGGACCCTACTGTGTTGTACGCAAAACCCGAGGCTATCCGCCAGGAAGTGGCGCGTATCCTGGCCAGCTATGGCCAAGGCACTGGCCATGTGTTCAACCTGGGCCACGGCATTACACCGGAAGTCGACCCGGAGCACGCTGGCGTGTTCATCAACGCCGTGCACGAGCTGTCGGCGCAGTACCACCAGTGAGCTGATCGCTGAAAAACAGAGCCCGGCCATGCGCCGGGCTTTTTTGTGCGTTAAGTTTTAATTCAGCGATCGTCGTTAATCTGGTCCCATCAAAACCGAAACAGGACCCGATCCTCATGAAAGCTCATTACCTTGCACTGATCCTTGCCCCACTGTTCAGCACCGCCGCGCTGGCCGCGACCTACACCGGCCCCGGCGCCCAGTCGGTCACCACCGTGGCCGCTGCCAACGAAGCTGCCGATGACACTCCGGTTGTGCTACAAGGGTTTGTGACCAAGAAAATCAACAACGACGACAAGTACGAATTCAGGGACAACACCGGCACCATCACCGTCGAGATCGATGACGAAGACCTGCCGCCAACGCCGTTCAACGACAAGACCAAGGTCAAGCTGACCGGTGAGGTGGAGAAGCACCTGATGAGCCGGGAAGTGGATGTGGATATTGTCGAGATCATCAACTGATCTGATGGCCTATTCGCGGGCACGCCCGCTCCCACAGGGACTGCACCGAACCCTGTGGGAGCGGGCGTGCCCGCGAATGCTTCACACCGATTTGGGCGGTAACTTGCTCAAGTGCAAAGCCACCAGCAACGCCACCGCCAGCAGGCTGCCAATGAACAGCCCTATACCATTCCAGCCCCACTGGTGCCAGAACACCCCGCCCGCCGTACCGGCCACGCTGGAGCCTGCGTAATAGCTGAACAGGTACAGCGACGATGCTTGCCCCTTGGCCTTCAACGCCCGTCGGCCGATCCAGCTGCTGGCCACCGAGTGCGCGCCAAAGAAGCCGAAGGTGAACACCAGCATGCCCACGATCACCATCGCCAGCGGGCTGGCCAGGGTCATCAGCAAGCCACCTGCCATCACCACGATGCTGGCCCAGAATACGTTGCGCCGGCCCAGCTTGTCGGCCAAGGCACCCACCTGTGCCGAACTGTAGATGCCCGACAGGTACACCACCGACAGCAAACCGACCAGTGCCTGGTTCATGTGGTAGGGGTCGGCCAACAAGCGGTAGCCGATGTAGTTGAACAGGGTGACGAAGGCACCCATCAGCAGGAAGGCCTCAAGGAACAGCCAAGGCAGGCCCGCGTCCTTGAAGTGCACGACGAAGCCGTCCAGCAGGCTGCGCGGGTTCATTACCTGTGGGCGGAAATTGCGCGACTCGGGCAGCACCTTCCAGAACACCAGCGCTGCCACCAGGGCCAGGCCGCCAATGCAAAGCATCGCCGTGTGCCAACTGACGAAGTCGATCAATACACCGGTGATAAGCCGCCCGCTCATGCCGCCAATGGCGTTGCCGCCGATGTACAGGCCCATGGCCAGGCCGATGTGCTGCGGGTGGATCTCTTCGCTCAGGTAGGTCATCGCCACCGCCGCAAGGCCACTCAGTGACAGGCCGACCAGCGCACGGGTGGCCAGTACCAGCTCCCAGCTCGGCATCACGGCGCTGGCCAGGGTGGAAAGGGCAGCGCAGACCAGGGCGAACACCATTACCGGTTTGCGCCCGATGCGGTCGGAGATGGGGCCGGTAATCAGCAGGCCGAGCGCCAGCATGGCGGTGGACACCGACAGCACCAGGCTGCTCTGCGCCGCATTGATCGCAAATTCCTTCGACAGCAGCGGCATCATCGGCTGTACGCAATACAGCAGGGCAAAGGTGGCGAAGCCGCCGCTGAACAGGGCCAGCACGGTCTTCATGAAGGCGGGGGTGCCTTTTTCGATCCACATTTCGTTCAGGGGGGCAGGTTCTGGTTCAGTAGGAAGCGGGGCTACAGCAGTTTTCACGGCGGGTACCTCTGGCGCAATGAAAAAAGCATATAGCTGGCTAATGATTAGATCCAATATATTGTTCGACCTATTTAAGACGTTTTACGACCTGTTTGGAGCCGATCATGGAACTGCGCCATCTGCGTTACTTCATCGCCGTGGCCGAGGAGCTGCACTTTGGCCGTGCGGCCCAGCAACTGGGTATTTCACAGCCGCCTTTGAGCCAGCAGATCCAGGCGCTGGAGCAGGAGTTGGGGGCGCGGTTGTTTGAGCGTACCAATCGTCGGGTCGAGCTGAGCGAGGCGGGGCGGCTGTTCCTTGAAGAAGCGCGCCAAGTGCTGGCGCAGGTAGAGAAGGCCGCCGATGTGGCCCGGCGTGCCCAGTTGGGGGAACTGGGCGAGATGAAGATCGGCTTTACGTCGTCTGCGCCATTCACCTCGAAAATTCCCAAGGCCATCCATGCCTTTCGCCAGCGCTTTCCGGCGGTGCACCTGAACCTCAAGGAGATGAGCAGCCGCGATGTTGCCGAAGGGGTATTCGACGAGTCCATCGAGGTGGGGCTGATGCGGCCCATGCCGCTGCCGGAGGGTTTGCTGGCCACCGAGTTGTTCCGGGAGCCGCTGGTCGCGGTGATCAATGCTTCGCATCCGTTGGCGGAAGGAACCGAACAGGGCGTGCACATGGCGGCGCTGGCCCATGAGCCGTTTGTGTTCTTCCCACGCAGTTATGGCAGCGGCTTGCATGCGCAGTTGCTGAGCCTTGCCCGGCAGGCGGGATTCAGTCCGCATTTTGCCCAGGAGGCGGGGGAGGCGATGACCATCATCGGCCTGGTTTCGGCAGGGCTGGGGGTATCGGTGCTGCCGGCGTCGTTCCAGCGCATGCGTATTGACGGGGTGGTTTACCGCACCTTGCTCGATGAGGGGGCGATGACGGCAGTGTGGCTGGTGCAGCGCGAGCGTGGTGGGTCGGCGATGGCGCGGGCGTTTGCGGAGTTGGTCACCGGGCAGGCCTATGGCTGAAAGCGTGATGTATTGATACCCGGCAGATGGCGCTGGCCAATGCCTCGTCGGCGCCACATACTCGGGCATTCGTTGATACACGGAGGTCAATCATGCGGCGCGTGGTGTTCAATCAGAAAGGTGGCGTGGGCAAGTCGAGCATTGCCTGTAACCTGGCGGCGGTCAGTGCCAATGAAGGCTACCGGACCCTGCTGATCGACCTGGATGCCCAGGCCAACTCGACCCAGTACCTCACCGGCCTCACCGGCGAGGACATCCCCATGGGCATTGCCGATTTCTTCAAGCAGAGCCTGTCCAGCGGACCGTTCAGCAAGAAGAACAAGGTCGATATCTACGAAACCCCTTTCGATAACCTGCATGTGGTCACCGCCACTGCCGAGCTGGCCGACCTGCAGCCCAAGCTTGAGGCAAAGCACAAGATCAACAAGCTGCGTAAATTGCTCGACGAGCTGGACGAGGACTACGATCGTATCTACATCGATACCCCGCCGGCGCTCAATTTTTATGCAGTATCTGCGCTGATCGCTGCCGATCGCGTGCTGATCCCCTTCGACTGCGACAGCTTCTCGCGCCAGGCCCTTTATGGCCTGCTGGCCGAAATCGAAGACCTCAAGGAGGACCACAACGAAGACCTGATGGTCGAAGGGATTGTGGTCAACCAGTTCCAGTCCCGCGCCAGCCTTCCGCAGCAAATGCTCGACGAGCTGCAAGCCGAGGGCCTGCCGGTGCTACCGGTGTACCTGAGCAGCTCGGTGAAGATGCGCGAGTCGCACCACGCCAGCTTGCCGCTGATTCATCTGGAGCCGAAGCATAAGCTCACCCTGCAGTTTGTCGAGTTGCATTCGCTGCTTGAAGAAAACGCTTAAACCCCTTGGCTACGCAACCACTCCAACAGCGACTGGAGTGGAAACGCCCCGGCCTGGCGGCTGACTTCGCGGCCGTTCTTGAACAGCAGCAGGCTGGGGATCGAGCGAATGCCCAGTTGCCCCGCCAGGTTACGGTTGGCTTCGCTGTCTAGCTTGGCCAGGCGGCAGCGGCCGGTCAGTTGGCGGGCCGCCTGTTCAAAGGTGGGCGCGAAGGATTTGCACGGGCCGCACCAGTCGGCCCAGATGTCCACCAGCAGCGGCAGGTCGCCTTTGATCTGGCTGGCGTAGCTGGCTTCGGTGAGTTCGAAGGGCTGGCTCAGCAGAACGGCCTGTTTGCAGCGGCCGCATTTTGGTGCATCAGCCAGGCGTTCCGCTGGTAGGCGGTTCAGGCCGTTGCAGTGGGGGCAGGGGATTACCAGTGGTTCGGGCATATCAATTCCTTGTGTTGTTTGATCGGGCCCTATCGCCGGCAAGCCAGCTCCCACAGGGTTATCGATTGCTCAGGTGTGACGCTGTACCTGTGGGAGCTGGCTTGCCGGCGATGGGGCCAGTACAACAACCATCAATTCAGGAAGAACAGCTGATTTCCAGGTGCTTGCCCCACTCCGGCGGGCGCTCGGCATAGGCCTGCATCCCAGGCTGCTCTTCGAAGGGCTTGCTCAGTACCTGATGCAGCTGCCGCACCTCGCTGTAATCCCCCGCTTCAGCCGCTTCGATTGCTTTCTGCGCCAGGTAGTTGCGCAGTATGTACAGCGGGTTCACTGCATGCATGCGCTCACGGCGCCCTTCGGCATTACCTGCGTCGCGCTCGCAGCGGGCCAGGTAGTCAGTGCCCCATGCATCGAAACCGGCCAGGTCGATAAAGTCGTTGCGTACCACCTGCAGCGCCTCGGCCACCGGTTGTTCGCCCAGCTTTCGGAAGAACAGGTTGTAGTCCACGCCACCACGCTGCATGCACTGCAGCAGGCGCTCGACCAGTGCCATGTCGTCGTCCTCGGCGCTGGTCAGGCCCAGGCGCCGGCGCATCAGGTCCAGGTAGTGGGCCTGGTACAGCGGCAGGAACAGCCCCAGTGCCTCTTTCAGTGGCTCAACCTCGATCACCGTGGTCAGGGCCTGGGCCAGTGCGCTGAGGTTCCAGTGGGCGATGGGCACCTGGTTGGCGTAGCTGTAGCGGCCACGGTCGTCGGAGTGGTTGCAGATGAAGTTGGCGTCGAAGTCATCGAGGAAGGCGTATGGGCCGAAGTCGAAGGTGATGCCCAGGATCGACATGTTGTCGGTGTTCATCACGCCGTGGCAGAAGCCATAGGCTTGCCAGCGGGCGATCAGTTCGGCGTTGCGCTCGACGATGGTGCGGAACATGGCCAGGTACGGTTGTTCGGCGTCACAGCATTCGGGGTAGTGCTGCTGCAATACATGGTCGATCAGCACCCGCTGCTGTTCGGGCTGTTTGGTGTAGTAGAAATATTCGAAATGCCCGAAGCGCACATGGCTCTGCGCCAGGCGCGTGAGCATGGCAGCGCTTTCGCGGGTTTCGCGCCACACCGCGGTGCTGGAACCGATCACGCACAGCGCCCGGCTGGTGGGGATGCCCAAGGCGTGCAGGGCTTCGGAGGCGAGGAACTCGCGGATCGACGAACGCAACACGGCGCGGCCGTCGCCCATGCGTGAGTACGGGGTCTGGCCAGCGCCCTTGAGGTGCAGGTCCCAGTGGTCGCCCGCATCGTTGACTACCTCGGCCAGCAGCAGGCCACGGCCATCACCCAGGCGCGGGTTGTACGAGCCGAACTGGTGGCCGGAATAAACCATCGCCCGAGGGTCGGCTTCTTCCCACATCTTGTGGCCGCTGAACAACTCGGCGAATACCGGCTGTTCGGCCTGGGCCGGGTCGAGGTCGAGCAGGGCCATGGCCGACTCGCTTGCTACCACCAGGCGCGGGTCTGCGATGGGTTCGGGCAGCACCTGGGTGGAGAACGCGTCGCCCAGGCGGGCGAAGCGGTTGTCGAAGGTGAGTTGGTCGAGGGCTTTCACGGGCCGGCTCCAGAGTTTGATTGACTGGGGCCGCTTTGCGGCCCTTCGCGGGCTTGCCCGCTCCCACAGGGATCGCGCCGCTCTCAGGGTCAGCGCTGGCCCTGTGGGAGCGGGCGAGCCCGCGAACGAGGGCGGAGCCCTCGCCGGGTTTCAGCACAGAATAAAGTATCCGGGCTTATTCAGGCTGAAGCAGTGCCATCCGTTTTCGGCTGATCCATGGAAATCAGCTGTTGCTTGCCACCTTTGGCATCCATCAGGAACACCTCGACCTGGCGTACCGAGATCTTGATGTTGTGCGCCTTGAACTCGCGGTTGATGTAGCGGTTGATCTCGTCCAGCGTCGGGTTACGGTCGCCCAGATCACGTACGTGCATGCGCAACTCGTGGTCCAGCGAGCTTTCGCCGAAGTTGAGGAAGTATACGATCGGCTCCGGGTCCTTGAGCACGCGCGGATTTTCATGCGCACCCTTGAGCAGCAGGTCGCGCACCAGGTCCAGGTCGGAGCCGTAGTCGATGCCCAGCTTCAGGGTTACCCGGGTGACCGTGTCGGTCAGCGACCAGTTGATCAACTGGCCGGTGATGAAGGTCTTGTTGGGGACGATGATGTCCTTGCGGTCGAAGTCGGTGATGGTAGTGGCGCGGATGCGGATCTTGCTCACCGTACCGGACAGGTTGCCGATGGTAATGGTGTCGCCAATCCGTACCGGTCGTTCGAACAGGATCATGATGCCGGAAATGAAGTTGGCGAAGATTTCCTGCATGCCGAAGCCCAGGCCCACCGACAACGCGGCCACCAGCCATTGCAGCTTGTCCCAGCTCACACCCAGGGTCGACAAGGTGCTGACGATGCCGACCCCGACGATGGTGTACGACAGCAGTGTGGTGGTGGCGTAGGCACTGCCTTGGGCCAGATTCAGGCGTGACAGCACCAGTACTTCCAGCAAGCCCGGCAAGTTGCCGGCCAGGGCAAAGGTGATGCCGACGATCACCAGCGCGCCCAGCAGGTCACCCAGGCTGATCGGCACCATGCTGGCGGCGGCGCCGGTGCCGCTGGTGTATTCATACAACGTGAAGTTGTTGAGGTAGGAGAACACCGAGATCAGGTCTGACCACACCCAGTACAGGCCGGCAATGAAGCCGCCCAGCAAGGCCAGGCGGATCAGGCGCAGCGACTGCTGGTTGACCTGCTCGATATCCAGTGTCGGCTCTTCGGTGATGACTTCGCCATCCAGTCCTTCCTTGGCCGCTGCACGTTTGCTCAGGGCTCGCTGATAGGCCAGGCGCCGAGCGGCCACCGACAGGCCACGCACGAAGGCGGCCTCGATCACCAGCCAGAACATCAGCAGGTAAAGGGTGTAGATCAGCCGGTCGGTGAGCTTGAGTGCGGTGTAGTAGTAGCCGAAGCACACGGCCACGAACAAGGCGATGGGCAGGGCGGTGAACGCCACCCCGACGGCCCTGCGGAACAGCGAGGTGTCGCGGTGCGCCGGGCTGCTCGCCAGCAGGCGGCTGAGCAGCCAGGCCATCAGTGCATAGCAGGTCAGCACCACGCCGATGCCCAGTACGTCGTCGGCCAGCGCCGAAGGCTGGTGCTCGGCCACTGCTACCACGCCCACCAGTGCCAGCACCACGCTACCCAGCCTGCGCACCCAGCCTCGCAGGAATTCGACCTGTGGCTTGTGCCAGCGGAAGTGGACTTCTGCCACGCCGCCGGGGGCGAGGATACGGTAGGCGGTGTAGAACACCAGCCAGGCCTGGGCCAGTTGCCAAAGCGCCGCGCCAAGGTTGGCGTTCTGCCCGCGGGCGTCGATCTGCAGGGCATAGCTGCACAGGGCCAGGCCCAGGCTCACCGGCATTGCCAGGAGGATGTTGATGAGGATCGCCTGGGGCGTATGCCACTGGCTGTCACGGCGGAAGTGGCCGATATCCTGGTGCACCTTGCTCAGCCGTTGATACAGGTACTTGCGGCGCCACAGCAGGGCGCCGATTACCAGCAGCAGCGGCAGAAACAGCAAAGGGCGTTGGCTCAGGCCGTCTGCCAGCTCTTTCAGGCCGGAGCCCCAGGGCAGGTCTGCAACCTGTTTGGCAAAGCGTTCCGGTACAAACGTCAACCAGTCCCAGTCCAGCGGCTTGTTGCTGGGGATCCAGAACATCTGCTCATCAAGGGTGGTGCGCAGGCCCTGCGCAGTGCCGAGCAGTTGCTTCTGGTTGAGTTGCAGGGTGATCGATTCGTTGAGCAGTGCCGACAGTTCGCGGTTGAGGCGTTCCAGCAGGTCGCTTCGGGTGATGGCGATTTCCAGCAGTGCCTTGCGTAACGCGGGGGTGACGTCTTCCTGCGGCTGGTTGGCCAGCAGCTTGTCGACATACGTCACCGGGCTGCTCATTTGCTCGCGCTGCTGGTTGATCTCGAACTGGTACAGGCGGATATCGGCAATCTGGTCGGCCAGGTCACGGTCGAGCTTCAGGTGTGGCAGGGCCTGCTTTTGCTTGTAGAGAATCTTCGACAGCAGCAGGCTGCCCTTGAGTACGCTGATTTGCTCGTCCAGCGCCTGGTCGGCCTGTGTCAGGCTGTCGAGTTGCTGCTTGGTGCGCAGGTTCTGCTGGGTCAGTTCGTTGAGGCGGTCAGTGCTTTTGAGCAGGTAGTCGGAAAGCTTAAGGTTGGCCGCACTTTCGCTGGCCAGCAGGCTGCTGCCCCCCGCCTTTTGTGCTTCGATCGACTGCTGGGTGACGGCTTGCTGGGATTGGGCCAGACGCTTTTCGTTGATCAGGGTCTGCAGGTCCTGGATTTCCTGCTCCAGGCGCGCGGCGCGCTCGATCAAAAGGTCGTGGCGGGCGTTACCGAGGTCTTGCAGCAGGCTGTTGCCGGCCAGTTCCTGGCGGCGCAGCAGGGTCAGCGCATTGAGCGAGGCCAGCTCGGCGTTCAGCTGGTTGCGCTGGTCGGCGTTGATGGATTTACCGCCGTCCTTGCCGGTTTTAAGGATGTTGTTGATCTGCTGGGTGCGTGCCTGGCTGTTGCTGATCTCGGCTTGTGCGCGCTCCGGGCGGGTTTGCGAATTGATGATCAGGCTGTTGGCTTCGGACAACGCCTTCTGCAGCTCACCCTGTTGGGTGTTGCGTTCGCTGAGCATCTGCTCGAGCTGCGGCACGCTGAGGGTGGCGTAGCGCTGGGCCACGGGCTGTGCCTTGCTTTCGTTGAGCCTGGCGAGCTCTTTCTGGCTGTCGCTGGTTTCTTTCGGGGCGCTGGTCAGTTGTTGCTTGAGTGCGGCCAGCTTCTTCTCGTTGTCTTCCTTGCTGGCCAGCAGGCTCAAGGTTTGTTCGAGCACCTGCTGCAGCGCCTTCTGGTCGGCTTCAGGCAGCTTGCGCTCAGCGATCTTGTCGAGGCTGTTCTGGATGCTGGCGGTGGTCGGAGCCTCTGCGGCGGTAGCGGCAAAGGAAAGGGACAGGCACAGCCCGAACAGGGCTGTGCGAAGGTACACGCGCAGGGACATAGGCAGACTACTTGTGGATCCGGCAGAAACGAAGTTTAGAGGAACAATCCTGGTCCGGGTCGCGTTCCTTCGGGGAATCTGACGCCTACTTTCTGGATCTTGTTCCCGTCCATGGTCGCCACGGTCCAGATCGTGCCATGCCAATCGACCTGGTCACCTACTACTGGAGCGCCTCCGACCTTCTGTCGGATGAACTGCGCAAGCGGCATTTTCGCGTCCAGGCCATCGAGTTTCAGGCCATAAAGTGCGGCCACTGCACCCAGTTCGGCATCGCCTTCGAGCACGAAGTCGCCAAAGAACCGCAGGTCTAGGCCACGCTGCGGCGCCTGGCTGAACAATTTGCCCAGGGCCGGCAGGTTGTGCTCGTGGCCGATCACGCAAAGCATGTCGCCCACTTCAAGCACGGTGCTGCCCGACGGGTGCAGCAGCTGCTCGCCACGGAACAGGGCGGCAATCCGTGTGCCTTCGGGCATTTTCAGCTCGCGCAGGGCGGCGCCGATGCACCATTTTTCCGCACCCAGGCGGTAGACGAACATTTCCCACTCGCTGGTGATGTGCACTTCCAGGGCGGAGCGGGAAATCGGTGCCGGGTCTGGCGGTACCGTCACTTTCAGCAATTTGGCCATCCACGGCAGGCTGGTGCCTTGCACCAGCAGCGACACCAGCACGATGAAGAACGCCAGGTTGAAGAACAACTGCGCGTCCGGCAGGCCGGCCATCAGCGGGAACACCGCCAGAATGATCGGCACCGCGCCGCGCAGGCCGACCCAGGCGATAAAGCCCTTCTCGCGGCCATGGAAGGCTTTGAACGGCAGTAGCGCAGCGACCACAGACAGTGGGCGCGCCACCAGGATCATCCACAGCGCCAGGCCCAGTGCGGGCAGGGCGATAGGCAGCAGATCGTGGGGGGTGACCAGCAGCCCCAGTACCAGGAACATGCCGATCTGCGCCAGCCAGGCCATGCCGTCGAGCATGTGCAAGATGCCGTGGCGGCTGCGGATGGGCTTGTTGCCCAGCACCAGGCCGCACAGGTATACGGCCAGGAAGCCGCTGCCATGCAGGGCGTTGGTCAGCGAGAATACGGCCAGGCCGCCTGCCACGACCAGGATTGGGTACAGGCCGCCGGCCAGGTTGATGCGGTTTACCATTTGCAGCATCAACCAGCCACCGCCCAGGCCCAGCAGGCCACCGATACCAAACTCACGCAGCAGGTGGGTAAGCAGGCTCCAGTGCAGGCCGGTCTGGCCGCTGGCGATCATGTCGATCAGGGTGACTGTGAGGAACACCGCCATCGGGTCGTTGCTGCCCGACTCGATCTCCAGAGTGGCGGTAACCCGCTCGTTCAGGCCTTTGCCGCCCAGCAGCGAGAACACCGCTGCGGCGTCGGTAGAGCCGACGATGGCGCCAATCAGCAGGCCCTGGATCAGACTCAGGTTGAACAGCCAGGCCGCGACCAGGCCGGTGAGGGCGGTGGTGATCATTACCCCTACTGTGGCCAGCGAAAGCGCCGGCCACAGTGCCACGCGAAAGCTCGCCACCCGCGTGCGCAGGCCACCGTCCAGCAGGATCACCGCCAACGCCAGGTTGCCCACCAGGTAGGCGGTCGGGTAGTTGTTGAAGATGATGCCGCCACCATCGACACCGGCAATCATGCCGACCGCCAGGATGATGACCAGGATAGGGATGCCCAGGCGCGACGACAGCGAACTGACCAGGATACTTGCGCCCACCAGCAATGCGCCGATCAAGAACAGGCTGTTGATGGTGCTTGCATCCAAAGGCAGGTACTCCGGTATAGCGCAGGGAAGAAGACTTGGACTGGCAAGTCGCGTGCCAATCGATTCTAACCTGATGAATTGGCAGCATGTAAAGCGTTTCTGCATATGAAAAAAAGGCACCGGGATCGGTGCCTTTTCAAGGCCGATGCTTCTCGCCGCACCTGGCTTCAAGGTGACCCCGGCTTCAGGCCAGGTCAGCAGCGCGGCGTAACAGCGCGCTGGTCTCGTCCCAGCCGAGGCAGCCGTCGGTGATGGACACGCCATAACGCAAGTGCATCGACAGGTCCTGTCGGCCGGGGTTGAGGTTACTCTCCAGCATGATGCCGAACAGGTCGCGATTGCCCGCACTGCGCTGTGCGAGTACATCCTCCAATACCTGCGGTTGACGGGCATAGTCCTTGCCACTGTTGGCATGGCTGCAATCCACCAGCAGGCGCGGGGCAACCCCGGCGGCCATCAGCTGGGTGCGCGCCTGGGCAACCGCTTCGGCGTGGTGATTGGGGCCGTTGCGCCCACCGCGCAACACCAGGTGACCATCGCTGTTGCCGGCGCTGCTGATCAACGCCGGGCGGCCATTCAGGTCGATGCCGAAGTAGCGGTGCGGATGGGCGGCGCTACAAATGGCGTCGCAGGCGACGCCCAGGCTGCCATCGGTGCCGTTCTTGAACCCTGCGGGGACGTCGAGGCTGCTGACCAGCTCGCGGTGAATCTGTGATTCGCAGGTTCTGGCGCCGATTGCAACCCAGCTCAGCAGGTCACTGAAGTAGTGTGCGGCCATGGGTTGAAGCATTTCACTGGCCAGTGGCAGGCCAAGCCCTGCCAGT
This window harbors:
- the mscK gene encoding mechanosensitive channel MscK, producing MSLRVYLRTALFGLCLSLSFAATAAEAPTTASIQNSLDKIAERKLPEADQKALQQVLEQTLSLLASKEDNEKKLAALKQQLTSAPKETSDSQKELARLNESKAQPVAQRYATLSVPQLEQMLSERNTQQGELQKALSEANSLIINSQTRPERAQAEISNSQARTQQINNILKTGKDGGKSINADQRNQLNAELASLNALTLLRRQELAGNSLLQDLGNARHDLLIERAARLEQEIQDLQTLINEKRLAQSQQAVTQQSIEAQKAGGSSLLASESAANLKLSDYLLKSTDRLNELTQQNLRTKQQLDSLTQADQALDEQISVLKGSLLLSKILYKQKQALPHLKLDRDLADQIADIRLYQFEINQQREQMSSPVTYVDKLLANQPQEDVTPALRKALLEIAITRSDLLERLNRELSALLNESITLQLNQKQLLGTAQGLRTTLDEQMFWIPSNKPLDWDWLTFVPERFAKQVADLPWGSGLKELADGLSQRPLLFLPLLLVIGALLWRRKYLYQRLSKVHQDIGHFRRDSQWHTPQAILINILLAMPVSLGLALCSYALQIDARGQNANLGAALWQLAQAWLVFYTAYRILAPGGVAEVHFRWHKPQVEFLRGWVRRLGSVVLALVGVVAVAEHQPSALADDVLGIGVVLTCYALMAWLLSRLLASSPAHRDTSLFRRAVGVAFTALPIALFVAVCFGYYYTALKLTDRLIYTLYLLMFWLVIEAAFVRGLSVAARRLAYQRALSKRAAAKEGLDGEVITEEPTLDIEQVNQQSLRLIRLALLGGFIAGLYWVWSDLISVFSYLNNFTLYEYTSGTGAAASMVPISLGDLLGALVIVGITFALAGNLPGLLEVLVLSRLNLAQGSAYATTTLLSYTIVGVGIVSTLSTLGVSWDKLQWLVAALSVGLGFGMQEIFANFISGIMILFERPVRIGDTITIGNLSGTVSKIRIRATTITDFDRKDIIVPNKTFITGQLINWSLTDTVTRVTLKLGIDYGSDLDLVRDLLLKGAHENPRVLKDPEPIVYFLNFGESSLDHELRMHVRDLGDRNPTLDEINRYINREFKAHNIKISVRQVEVFLMDAKGGKQQLISMDQPKTDGTASA
- a CDS encoding YdiU family protein — protein: MKALDQLTFDNRFARLGDAFSTQVLPEPIADPRLVVASESAMALLDLDPAQAEQPVFAELFSGHKMWEEADPRAMVYSGHQFGSYNPRLGDGRGLLLAEVVNDAGDHWDLHLKGAGQTPYSRMGDGRAVLRSSIREFLASEALHALGIPTSRALCVIGSSTAVWRETRESAAMLTRLAQSHVRFGHFEYFYYTKQPEQQRVLIDHVLQQHYPECCDAEQPYLAMFRTIVERNAELIARWQAYGFCHGVMNTDNMSILGITFDFGPYAFLDDFDANFICNHSDDRGRYSYANQVPIAHWNLSALAQALTTVIEVEPLKEALGLFLPLYQAHYLDLMRRRLGLTSAEDDDMALVERLLQCMQRGGVDYNLFFRKLGEQPVAEALQVVRNDFIDLAGFDAWGTDYLARCERDAGNAEGRRERMHAVNPLYILRNYLAQKAIEAAEAGDYSEVRQLHQVLSKPFEEQPGMQAYAERPPEWGKHLEISCSS
- the trxC gene encoding thioredoxin TrxC; translated protein: MPEPLVIPCPHCNGLNRLPAERLADAPKCGRCKQAVLLSQPFELTEASYASQIKGDLPLLVDIWADWCGPCKSFAPTFEQAARQLTGRCRLAKLDSEANRNLAGQLGIRSIPSLLLFKNGREVSRQAGAFPLQSLLEWLRSQGV